A window of Phacochoerus africanus isolate WHEZ1 chromosome 11, ROS_Pafr_v1, whole genome shotgun sequence genomic DNA:
tcaaaACAGCTATGAAAGTCCAAAGACTCTCCCTTGACTCACAACTTACCATATTTCAGGATCTCCCAAAGTGAAATACAAGAAACTCTATAATTCTCTATGTTAAGAGttctcagagaaacagaaccaattaattttctttaaaggagatcttttttggagttcccatcatggctcaggggttaatgaatctaactagcatccatgaggagggaggtttgatccctggctttgctcagtgtgttaaggatctggtgttgccgtgagctatgacataggttgaagacgaggctgggatctgatgttgttttatggagtaggctggcagctatagctctgtgtcgacccctagcctgggaaactacatatgccgcagaagcggccctaaaaagcaaaataaataaataaataaaccagatcttttttggccgcacctgcagcatgcagaagttccctggccagggatcaatcccgtgtgccatggcagtggcaacaccagatccttaactcactgcaccaccagggaattcctaaaggCAATTTAATTTGAGGGACTATCTCACAAGATTATGAAAGCTAAGAAAGTTCCATCATCTACCATCTACAGGCTGGAGAGCCAGGAAAGCCAGTGCTGTGATTCAGCCCAAAGGCCTAGTAATCAGGGGAGATGATGGTATAAATCCCAGCccaagagcaaaagaagaaataagatgtcCCAGCTCAAACAGATATGCATACAAAAGGGGCATATTCCTTCTTTCTACTGTTCTATTCATGCCAGTGAATAGAAATTCTCAACAGATTTGGTGGTGCTCACCTGTAAAGGGCAATCTACTTTAAGGCGTCCACCAATTCAATGCTAATCTTATTTATCCTCATCCTGCTACACCCTCCAAGCAATACCAAGAAATAACGTTTAATGTGGCACTCCATggccagtcaagttgacacaaaaaATTAACCACCACAGTCTCAGTGGATAAACAACTTTGCAGTACAATGCAAATTCTATCTCCTGCTCGGAGAATAAATCACGTTTCAAAACGGAGAAGTCCTATTTAACTTCCTTTAGGCAAATCTTCCAAATTTATTTGAACCACAAAATTTTACTCCCTTAACTATTAATCTGGGACTTCTTAAAGCGCAGTTTATGCCTTACCCATCTGtatcatatttgttaaccacaaAATCAAAAGTTagtgttagtatataaaaatcaataaatctggAAGTAACTTAATACTAcaaacaatttttatatatttattaatgccCTACATTTACAACCCGAACACTACTAAGTTTAAATAACTACAATTTTTATTAACTACAATTTtcattcactatttttaaaagcacaaatgtCAACAGGCTAATAATtggtttttatataaaaataacctCCAGAACATGCACTGGTACAAATTCAGCCTATTTTCCTACATCTTCTATACCTTTCAGTTTTctgttatatttcattatattcaaATGCTGTGAAAATTcagattaaatgaaacaaattctCAGTTAAATATCCCATACTCTAAATCTGATATATGGAAGTTTACGCCTacttaaaaaagaatagatggaGGTTGAGTGGATAAGTagtaaacaaataattttcaagtatattatGGCAGATTTTTGGACAAATGTAGGAGGAACACTAAGAGTAACAAGtgctgaaaaaatttaaatggacatTGGCAGGGGTAGAGGTAGGTGGGGGGGCAGTGTAGAGGAGGACACCTCTCAACCCTatatgattaaaatgaaaaagatacaagcactTTAAAATAGCTAAGTCTcctaaatatttcaataatatttgGAATGAAAGTAATACAAATTGAAGCCCAAAAGTTTAAACTGAGAACTAATGCCTAATGGGGCTGTACTTTCAATTCACACAATTCTATCATCACACAATTCTATAATATCTCACAGGTTTCTAAGTTCAATGTACATATTAATTTCCTCAACTGAGTAATTTCCCCTTTTAGTTTAACTTAATGTAGCCCTTAATTGATCACTCACATGGTTTCTTAGCTCTGAAAAGGTTTCAAAGATCTATTATGACAAAATGCAAAACTGAAAAGTTTCATGTTTATCACTATCACCTcacatgaattttattattatgtatctatatatttgATATCCCTACCTccgtttaaaaaaacaaacaaaaaaaagtatactgaTGATTACCAAGTaccaaagaaacttttttttttttttttagggccgcaccttcactatatggaggtttccaggctaggggctgaatcagagctacagctgccagccacagtcacagccacagccgcaacagatccaagccacctctgcaacctacaccacagctcatggcaacgccggatccttaacccactgggcaaggtcagggaccgaaccctcaacctcacagttactagtcggattcgttaaccactgagccacgacgggaactccaacagcacaTAATTTGGAATAAGAGGTCCCATGGTGACTCCTGACTCTCACAGTTGTATGATTTTTAAGCAAGCTATTTTAACTCTCAATCTCGTGTTCTCATCTGGCTCGTGGGAAAATTTCACCTACTTAATGCTGAGATGTAAAAGAACCAATAACGTGTATGACTCCCCACTTTCTGAGCACAGTAAATGGTTGTTGAACATGAAAATCTTTCAGAGCATAGCTCACCATTATACATTTTGAGATCTAACATAAAACAAATCACATCCCCAAAACCTGCTGATGTACATTAGCACTAAGGGAAGTAGTAAAAAGAAATCCTATGCTACAAATTTTTTAGTCATCAATATTGAGTAGTTTTATgtccaaaatatttcaaaatagtacTATTTCTGAAcctggtccaaaaaaaaaagctaaggtaAAGCAAAAAGTCTTTATCAAGTAATGATAATTTTCAGTTTATCTACTACAATATTCGGACAAGGAAGtagtatgttttaaaatctaacaagagaggagttcccatcgtggcgcagtggttaacgaatccgactaggaaccatgaggttgcgggttgggtccctggctttgctcagtgggttaaagatccggcattgccgtgagctgtggtgtaggttgcagacgaggctcggatcccacattgctgtggctctggctccgatctgacctctagcctgggaacctccatataggttcaagaaatagcaaaaagacaaaaataaataaataaataaaataaaatctaacaagAGAGCTGAAAACTACTCATTGAGAGCAAAATGGTTCTGCGCTGAGAGTCAGGAGATGAGATTCTAGTTTCACCTTTGCCACTGAAAATTGTTTGGCCTTGGACAagtctctgggcttcagtttcctaatctataaaatgactACTAACAACCATAGATAAGATCCAAGTACCATTCAATCTGGACCTTACTTTGGAGAGGCAATCcagcttagtggttaacaatAAACTGGGCAGAGACAGGTGAGGGTAGAACCATGGGGCTGCCACTTGAAAGCTATgcatggcacacacacacaaaacactgaAGCACATCTAACTACTGTCATAACTTACTGTTTAAAATACTTCTCTgaaacatgaaattattttaaaacatagaagCTTTGAAAGTTCAGCTTTTCCAAATCAAGACTATCATTTTACTAGCCCGCGCTGAGTTCATGTGAAAGCATTACAACTCCTCTAAGTGTCCTAGCCTAAGCCAAAAGATCCTTAATCAAAGATCTTTAATCAAAAGATCATCTCATAAAATAGTGTATTAATATACACTATCAAAAATGTATTAGAAGTCTAATTATTCTCATCAAAATGTCACACTAAAGGTAAAAATAGAACTTTTGCTActtctaagtcttttttttttaaactaatactGCTAACAACAACAGAAGCTTATGATATACCATAATCCTGAAAATAAAACTAACTACAGGAATGAAAAGTTTGTAGAATTTAGACAATAAAGTGCAGTACAAACTACTAGAAGTAGCTTATGAGTTAAAATTAGCCAATAAGTATTTACCAGGCACATAATATATCAGGCTCTGTGtcgttattaaaaacaaatactaaagtaTTAAGTTCCTCAGTGTTAATAAAGTTGGAAAGCCAAGTCCCTTATTACCACAATTTCACACATCAACAACCACTCATTTACAAACGTTTATTTCCTTGTTAGCCCAAGCAAGAATACTTCCCTTTGTCCATTAAAATTGTTTCCTATCCTTAGTTCAGCCCTCAAAGATGCCCAAACTAGTCCCTGACAGCTGACACTGGAATCTTCACAGGACTCCGAGTAGCTTCTAAGATATTTCCTCAAATCTACAAGCGTATACCACAACACGTAACTGTTAACTGGGATCAAGTACCTAGTTACATCAATTTCGTTCTTCCCCTTAAAAGTACTGCTAATAAAGGCAAACTTCTTCAAAAAGTCTGCTTTTTGCAATGGACATCAAGCACTAGAAAGAGAAACTGATTGGCTCGTCATAGTTGCCCTACTTCCATTTCAGGACCAAAGCAGAAAAACTGTCCCACTGAGAGTACCAAGGGAGCCTTGAGCAAATCAAGAGGAGAGATGCTAAAATGAACTTTCTCATACCCACAAATTAAGCGAAAAATGACGGGGTGTGGGAGAGGGAGGTGACATAACTGGGCTATCCAAGTGTCCCCTGAGAAAAAGGTCCTCTTCACCAAGTAGTCAAAGTAGGAGGTGGGAAACAAGCCAGTCTGGCTGAGTGACAAACCCAGGATGCTGACCGAGCTTGGAGGTGGAGGGCCCTGGAGGCCAGGACCCGAGAAGGCAGAGACCTCGGACAAACCGTAAGGGAACAGGAACCAGCAGCAACGCAGAGAGACCTAACGCTGCCACAGAGAGCGTGTAAGGAGACGCCACGAAGGGAGCGGCAGGTTAGGCAGTAGCGACAGCAGGAGGAAGATCAGTGCCAGGGGCAAGTGGCAACTGCGAAAGAGGCACAGGAAGCCAGAGGTGGTGGGACTCTGTTGAGTCAGCACAGCTCTTATTCAGGGGGCACTTGTAGGACCCCCGCTGCTCCTCCGGCCCCAGGGCCTGCTGCCTATGGTCCAGCCTGGCGGCGGCAGAAATGATGTTATCTGACTAGCCGGGGTCGCCCCTTCCCCATTTCACGGGTAAACACTGGCCGCCGTCGCCGCTTACCTCTGTTAACATTATTACACCCCGGGGAAGTGAGCTCCTCCCTAGCCTCGCCGCATGGCAACAGCCGTAGCAGCAGCGAAAACTGCCCAAGCCGCCGCCAACGGCGGCGACAGCTCCTTCAGTCCTCTCCCGGGCGGCGGCTTTACTCGGCTTCGCTGGCTTCCCCCCGGCCCGGCTGCTCGCGACGGACGCGCCGCCATCTTGGAAGAGCGACGTCCGCGTCTCCCCGCGACGTGCGCTCCCATTGGCGGGCGCCGGGGCAGCTGGCGTCTCGTGACTGTCGCCATAGCGCCGGCGCGCGAGGAGGCGGAGGCGGACGGCCGGAGATCCACTAGGCGCCTGCTTCAGGGGTTCCGCCGCTGGGCTCACGGGCCGACCGGGGACCGTGGGGAGTTGAGAGACGCCCCAGCGCTGCGTCCGCCTGGGAGCCGGCGTGCACGCCTGCGGAGGCCGCTCTTCCTCCGCTGCACCCCGGGGTCGGCTGACCCTGGGGTGGAGCAAGACCGGCGGCGGCCAAGACTTGCACTGATGGCGCTGTGGACCTCCAGCGTCTCGGGGACAAGGCGGCAGATGTCCAGTAGAAAAACTTCCCTCTCGCATTTCCCTGGCTCCGCGGCGACCAAAGAGCAGAAAGGGGATGTTCGGCTTTCTCCACGGCCTGGGCTTAAATGTGATCTGACACTTCTCCCCGCTCAGCCGCTCTCTCCTTCTAAACTTTGACAGAAACTTTCCTTTGTCTTTACCAATCCTTAGCAACTTCTCTACTGGGGTGCGCGACAGGTTGTGGAAGTGATACCAGCATATCAGCTTTACCCAGATCGTAGCACTTACACTTTCGCTGATTTGGTGATTGGCCAGCACCTGTATAACAACGAGGGCTTCGTCTTGCTCCTCATAAAagacctcttaaaaaaaaaaaaaaaatctaagtctaaacctattttgctttttaaccgCAATCTGTGCTTTACTAGTTTCTTGATACTGTGTGTGTGATGGTGAGCAAATTTCAGCAGGTATTGACACAAATAGTCCCAACTTAATGCAACAGTGTGCGTAAAAGCCCCTGAATCTGTCGCTAGATGAGTTACAATGTGTGAAAATAAATGCAATCAACTATACCTGAATTGTAATGGTTGTAATTTACCTGAACCTGCTGTCAAAGTGTGTGTTGCCCTGTTGTACGTTAGAAACAAGGAAATTGACAAGTGAGTTTTCAGACTTGACACACAGAATCCTTCCATCTCTTTTAAGGTGAAACAAAGGCATTCTGTAAAACAGAATCTCCCGCTTCCCCTTTCTTAACAATAGTACTATTGTGTAAAATGAAATTTACTTAATACATTACTTTTAAATTCTCAAAACCTTAAGTAAAGGCGTTACAAACCTGTGTTACCTCCGTTGTGTCTTCATCAAGGAAGCCGAATGGTTCATTTTGGTAGGAAGGAATTCAAAATAAATCCTGATTTTACTCAGTTCAACTAATTGAGGAAAGTAGTTTTGCTGCTgttttactttcaattttttttttgtctttttgtctttttgccatttcttgagcggCTCccgcggcctgtggaggttcctaggctaggggttgaatcagagtggtagTTGCTggcctaacccaccgagcaagtccagggatcgaaccgtcaacctcatggttcctagtaggatttgttaaccactgagtcaccacaggaactccttgctgttGTTTTAATCTTCATCTGATATATAATTTCCATATTACTGGGCCGGCAAGATTCTGACCTCTGCAACAGAAAAAAACCTGTTACTGGTATTGACAGAATAAGccacaaacagaaaataagattGGAAAATACTATCTGGCCTAAGACATTAAGGGAAATGAAGAGATACTAGAGACCACAAGGAACCTGGAAAAAGATAACTGTTCCAAcctataaataagaaaacagaggagGCTTATTAATATTTAAGACACCAACTAGtaaattaaaactgtaatttaGGTGTCTGGCCTGAGTAATCTTCTTTCACATTTTCCTCGTGCCAGAAGCAaagcatttttacttatttttaaggtaaaataacTGTAGACACAACTTGAGATCTGTACCAACCTGTGAAATGACATTAATATGCTTTTAACATTTAGAAGTTTGTCCATAAACCTAGAAGCAAGCCAAATTCATTAACTCCAAGTTTTCTCAGCCAGAATTCTTTctgtgacctaaaaaaaaaagccgatGCTGACTAGCCTCCCTAGTCCCAACCCACAtccacctctctgacctcatttcTAATAAGCACTTGGTTCTAGCTATCTTGCTCCTGTAACAGTAAGGCATCCTCTAGCCTGGGGCATTTTCACTGACTTGTCTCTTTATCTGGAAGGATCTTTCCACCAAAGACCTACAAGCTAGCTCTCTCACTTCTGTTtcatctttgctcaaatgtcaccctTTTCAAGGAAGCCTACTAGAACCATCCATTTAAAATGTTGCCCCTACCCCAGCTTCCTCCTAAAAGACCCAGAAAGGAAAAGGCCTaattaaaacattgaaaacaaaatccttggtgttgaaagaatttttttaattgaccatTGTGTGTTCTTATCTTGAAATAGTGGGGGAATTACTTTTACTGTCACAAAAATGCCAGAGAAAtttataatagaattttaaactAAGCCTTTCCCTTCACCTTATATCACTGCTGACATTTTCAGTGGTGGTAAAAGGATGGGAGGGAAaatacagattatatatatatatatatacgttttttaaaaaaacttgtgtatgtgtgtatatatcgtGGACATTAGTCAAAGTTAATTTGCTAGtgacaaaaacaacaaagtaaaTAAGATATGCCATTTCAGAGCATTTTGGAAGTTGGGAAGGAAAATGCTTACAgaagcagctaggaaaaaaaaaagtaagcaccTAATTTGGCACAGATTGCAGTTTCATTCCATGTAGTCTTAAAAACATCCTATCAGTTATTATAGAGGAAACCTGGGACAGGCTGACCTGAGCTGCTGGGTTCTTTGGCTATcaatcagaaatttaaaacaaaacaaaacaatccatcTTAAGAAACACATGATAAGGATACATCTGTAGCTGTTATGGCAAAAGATTTGATTCCTGAACAGCAGTGTCCAGTCTGTCCAATTAACACAGGAAATGATGACAAAAAGAGGTCAGAGGCAAAAATGAAGTGTGTTGCTTTTAAACAGGCTACTGCCAGTGATTTCTAAACCTCCAAGCGACAATTCAGAATatccagttctttttttaattttaaag
This region includes:
- the LOC125110595 gene encoding uncharacterized protein LOC125110595, with amino-acid sequence MATAVAAAKTAQAAANGGDSSFSPLPGGGFTRLRWLPPGPAARDGRAAILEERRPRLPATCAPIGGRRGSWRLVTVAIAPAREEAEADGRRSTRRLLQGFRRWAHGPTGDRGELRDAPALRPPGSRRARLRRPLFLRCTPGSADPGVEQDRRRPRLALMALWTSSVSGTRRQMSSRKTSLSHFPGSAATKEQKGDVRLSPRPGLKCDLTLLPAQPLSPSKL